From the Flavobacterium galactosidilyticum genome, one window contains:
- a CDS encoding RNA methyltransferase, translating into MNDNFITEYFGIGILNGKTPENLGVLWRSAQNLGASFIFTIGNRYAKQACDTHNAVKSMPYFHYESFDDFYKNLPKGARLVGVELDERAEDLETFEHPRRCVYLLGAEDNGLTKQAIEKCHFLVKFKSEKSLNVSVAGSIVLYDRGINKPRS; encoded by the coding sequence ATGAATGATAATTTTATAACTGAATATTTTGGAATAGGGATTTTGAACGGCAAAACCCCTGAAAACTTAGGCGTATTATGGCGATCTGCTCAAAATTTAGGTGCCAGTTTTATTTTCACAATTGGCAATAGATATGCAAAACAAGCATGCGACACTCACAATGCAGTAAAATCGATGCCCTATTTCCATTACGAATCTTTTGACGACTTTTATAAAAACTTACCAAAAGGTGCTCGATTAGTTGGTGTTGAATTAGATGAACGAGCTGAAGATTTAGAAACTTTCGAACATCCAAGACGTTGTGTTTATTTGCTTGGCGCAGAAGACAATGGACTAACGAAACAAGCAATAGAAAAATGTCATTTTCTAGTAAAATTCAAATCTGAAAAAAGCTTAAATGTATCGGTAGCAGGAAGTATTGTGCTTTATGATAGAGGAATTAATAAGCCACGTTCATAA
- a CDS encoding DUF2911 domain-containing protein: MKKSTLITTGICSLTMLLSVDANAQKFPDLDKSPMDAAWFPTDYKDSNKIARVIYSRPQLKGRSLTEVVPQGKVWRTGANEANEISLFNDMYLGKTKVPAGIYTLYTIPTENECVIIINKDRNVWGAYTYNEKNDVARLTVPVTVADEYLEALSMVFTKADNGTVLNLGWDKVRLAIPFTK; this comes from the coding sequence ATGAAAAAATCGACACTTATTACCACAGGAATCTGTTCACTTACGATGCTTTTATCTGTTGACGCAAATGCTCAAAAATTTCCAGATCTAGACAAAAGCCCAATGGATGCGGCATGGTTTCCTACTGATTATAAAGATTCCAACAAAATTGCTCGAGTAATCTACAGCAGACCTCAATTAAAAGGGCGTAGTCTTACTGAAGTAGTACCTCAAGGAAAAGTTTGGAGAACAGGAGCTAATGAAGCAAATGAAATAAGTCTTTTTAATGACATGTATTTAGGTAAAACCAAAGTGCCGGCTGGGATTTATACCCTTTATACCATTCCCACCGAAAATGAATGTGTCATTATAATAAACAAAGACAGAAATGTTTGGGGAGCCTACACGTACAACGAAAAAAATGATGTAGCACGCTTAACAGTTCCTGTAACTGTGGCAGATGAATATCTAGAAGCTCTTTCTATGGTTTTCACCAAAGCTGATAATGGAACAGTACTTAATTTAGGTTGGGACAAAGTGAGACTTGCTATTCCTTTTACAAAGTAA
- a CDS encoding amidohydrolase, whose translation MKQIILLLSIYLLISCNQKNKIAADTIITDATIYTVDEKFGTASAMAISDGKILAIGTNEEIKNTYDSKNMIEAKGKFIYPGLIDAHCHFYGYGLNLQEVDLRGTISMKEVIERVKAFQKEKNLDFIVGNGWDQNDWEVKKYPSKEDLDAEFPNIPVVLNRIDGHAMIVNSKALALAGITSKTIAIGGQIELVNGQPTGILIDNPMRMISAIIPQPSRKTQIAALVDAEKTMFDYGLTTVNDAGLSPDIIQLIDSLQKAKVLNINVYAMISANQKNIDLYLKKGLYKTDALNVRSFKLFGDGALGSRGACMHKEYSDMAKQHGALRSTPQELKSIAKQIAASDFQLNSHAIGDSANTVLLKIYKEVLTGKKDRRWKIEHAQVIREQDFDYFKLGIIPSVQPTHATSDMYWAGDRLGKERLKNSYAYKKLLKKAGIVALGTDFPIEEVNPMLTFHSAVARKDSKNYPKGGFQMENALSREETLKGMTIWAAFSNFEEKEKGSLEVGKWADFVIFDQDLMKVKEEEIVKIVPSATYLKGKKVK comes from the coding sequence ATGAAACAAATCATACTACTTCTTTCTATATATTTATTGATTTCTTGTAATCAAAAAAATAAAATAGCTGCTGATACTATTATTACTGATGCTACAATTTACACCGTCGATGAAAAATTTGGTACTGCATCAGCTATGGCGATTAGTGATGGTAAAATTCTAGCAATTGGAACCAATGAAGAAATTAAAAACACTTACGATTCTAAAAATATGATTGAAGCAAAAGGCAAATTTATTTATCCAGGATTGATAGATGCGCATTGTCATTTTTATGGTTACGGACTAAATTTGCAGGAAGTAGATTTGCGCGGTACAATCAGTATGAAGGAAGTTATAGAGCGTGTAAAGGCTTTTCAGAAAGAGAAAAATCTCGATTTTATTGTAGGTAATGGTTGGGATCAAAACGATTGGGAAGTAAAAAAATATCCATCAAAAGAAGATTTAGACGCTGAGTTTCCTAATATTCCTGTAGTTTTAAATAGAATAGATGGACATGCTATGATTGTTAATAGTAAAGCTTTAGCGCTAGCTGGCATTACTAGTAAAACTATTGCTATTGGAGGTCAAATCGAATTGGTGAATGGACAGCCAACAGGGATTTTAATTGATAATCCAATGCGTATGATTAGCGCTATTATTCCACAACCAAGCCGTAAAACGCAAATAGCAGCTTTAGTAGATGCTGAAAAAACGATGTTTGATTATGGCTTAACCACTGTAAATGATGCGGGATTATCTCCTGATATAATCCAGTTAATTGACAGTTTACAGAAAGCAAAAGTGTTGAATATTAATGTCTATGCAATGATTTCAGCCAATCAGAAAAATATTGATTTATATCTAAAAAAAGGACTTTATAAAACCGATGCTTTGAATGTGCGTTCGTTTAAACTATTTGGTGATGGAGCTTTAGGTTCTAGGGGTGCTTGTATGCACAAAGAATATTCGGATATGGCTAAACAACATGGTGCTTTGCGTTCCACTCCGCAAGAATTAAAATCGATTGCAAAACAAATTGCAGCATCTGATTTTCAACTAAACTCACACGCTATTGGAGATTCAGCCAATACTGTTTTATTAAAAATCTATAAAGAAGTTTTGACTGGTAAAAAAGACCGAAGATGGAAAATTGAACATGCGCAGGTAATTCGGGAACAAGATTTTGATTATTTCAAATTAGGAATCATTCCTTCGGTTCAACCTACTCATGCAACATCTGATATGTATTGGGCAGGTGATAGATTAGGAAAAGAAAGACTGAAAAATTCGTACGCCTATAAAAAGTTGCTTAAAAAAGCTGGAATTGTAGCTTTAGGAACTGATTTCCCAATCGAAGAAGTAAATCCAATGTTAACTTTTCATTCAGCTGTTGCTAGAAAAGACAGTAAAAATTATCCAAAAGGTGGATTCCAAATGGAAAATGCGTTAAGCAGAGAAGAGACATTAAAAGGAATGACAATTTGGGCTGCCTTTTCAAATTTCGAGGAAAAAGAAAAAGGAAGTTTAGAAGTTGGAAAATGGGCTGATTTCGTAATTTTTGATCAAGATTTGATGAAAGTTAAGGAGGAAGAAATTGTAAAAATTGTTCCGTCAGCCACTTATTTAAAAGGGAAAAAAGTGAAATAA
- a CDS encoding amidase: MDSQIKKIHQQLVSKQITCTALVQEKLEVLKQNTYNSVNSLLDTLALDLAAKVDAKIANGETIGLLEGIPFGIKDVYMVQGTYTTASSDLLKNYKSPYTATAIQKLLDAGAIPLVKENCDSFGHGSSSENTIFGAVKNAVDPTLVAGGSSGGSAVNVAKEYTVFSIGGDTGGSIRQPAGYNNIYGFKPTYGRISRFGLMAYASSTDCVGPLAKSIEDIRIVLNVMSGKDPKDQTSIASNEISEAAVATSGVKTVGYFKNFIESDAIDAQVKADFLASIERIKAKGITVKELDFFKSDILVSTYYTLAMAETASNLSRLDGTNYGNRIEAENLIETYAVTRSENFSEETKRRIVGGNQVLSQGFSDEIYLKGLAVRDQISENFSKDFNEVDIILSPVTPSTPPKIGDSLKDPLAMYLSDAYTVGFSLGQLPTLTVPQGTSTGLQITAAKNNDELVLQFANFLKDTL, from the coding sequence ATGGATTCTCAAATAAAAAAAATACACCAACAATTGGTGTCGAAACAAATAACTTGTACGGCTTTGGTACAAGAAAAATTAGAGGTGCTTAAACAAAATACGTATAATTCTGTCAATTCTTTATTGGATACTTTGGCGCTAGATTTAGCTGCTAAGGTAGATGCTAAAATTGCAAACGGAGAAACCATCGGTCTGTTAGAAGGAATTCCTTTTGGAATTAAAGATGTGTATATGGTTCAAGGAACTTACACAACGGCAAGTTCTGATTTACTTAAAAATTATAAATCGCCATATACGGCAACTGCCATTCAAAAATTATTGGATGCAGGTGCGATTCCTTTGGTGAAAGAAAACTGCGATAGTTTTGGTCACGGTTCTTCTAGCGAAAACACCATTTTTGGAGCAGTGAAAAATGCGGTCGATCCAACATTAGTTGCGGGAGGTTCAAGCGGTGGATCTGCGGTAAATGTGGCAAAAGAATACACAGTTTTTTCTATTGGTGGAGATACAGGAGGTTCGATTCGTCAGCCAGCAGGTTACAATAATATTTATGGTTTCAAACCAACATACGGAAGGATTTCAAGATTTGGACTAATGGCGTATGCATCTTCTACAGATTGCGTTGGGCCATTGGCAAAATCAATTGAAGATATCCGAATTGTATTGAATGTAATGAGTGGAAAAGATCCAAAAGATCAAACTTCAATTGCTTCAAACGAAATTAGTGAAGCGGCAGTTGCAACTTCAGGAGTGAAAACAGTTGGATATTTCAAAAATTTTATCGAAAGTGATGCTATTGATGCTCAGGTAAAAGCTGATTTTTTAGCGAGTATCGAAAGAATAAAAGCCAAAGGAATTACAGTAAAAGAATTGGATTTCTTTAAATCGGATATTTTAGTTTCGACTTATTATACGTTGGCAATGGCGGAAACGGCTTCGAATTTATCTCGTCTAGACGGAACTAATTACGGAAACCGAATTGAAGCAGAGAATTTAATTGAAACATATGCAGTAACGCGTTCTGAAAACTTTTCAGAAGAAACAAAACGTAGAATCGTTGGTGGAAACCAAGTATTGTCTCAAGGTTTCTCGGATGAAATCTATTTGAAAGGATTGGCAGTAAGAGATCAAATTTCGGAGAACTTCAGTAAAGATTTTAACGAGGTGGATATTATTTTATCGCCAGTTACACCAAGTACTCCGCCTAAAATTGGAGATAGTTTAAAAGATCCGTTGGCAATGTATTTGTCAGATGCGTATACGGTTGGTTTTAGTTTGGGACAATTACCAACGTTAACCGTGCCACAAGGAACTAGCACTGGACTGCAAATTACGGCAGCAAAAAATAATGATGAATTAGTATTGCAATTTGCAAACTTCTTAAAAGATACACTATAA
- the gyrB gene encoding DNA topoisomerase (ATP-hydrolyzing) subunit B: MSEEIKKDSYSADSIQALEGMEHVRMRPSMYIGDVGVRGLHHLVYEVVDNSIDEAMGGHCDTIRVDINEDGSITVEDNGRGIPVGIHKKEGVSALEVVMTKIGAGGKFDKDSYKVSGGLHGVGVSVVNALSKHLRATVYSADGKIYEQEYEKGKALYPVKQIGDATKRGTVVTFYPDPTIFTQTVEYSYDTLSARMRELSYLNKGITITFTDKREVDKDGNFVSEIFHSQEGLKEYIRYLDGNREPIIAHVISMDNDKGEIPVEVALIYNTSYTENIFSYVNNINTHEGGTHLQGFRTGLTRSLKKYADASGMLDKLKFDISGDDFREGLTAIISVKVQEPQFEGQTKTKLGNREVVSPVSQAVGDMIEAYLEENPNDARIIVQKVILAAQARHAAKKAREMVQRKTVMGGGGLPGKLSDCSEQDPAKCEVYLVEGDSAGGTAKQGRDRAFQAILPLRGKILNVEKAMHHKVFENEEIRNIFTALGVTIGTEEDSKALNISKLRYHKVIIMCDADVDGSHISTLILTFFFRFMKELIENGHIYIAAPPLYLVKKGNKKEYAWNDIQRDQANERMGGSAGIQRYKGLGEMNAEQLWETTMDPNFRTLRQVTIDSLVEADRVFSMLMGDEVPPRREFIEKNAVYAKIDA, from the coding sequence ATGAGCGAAGAAATCAAGAAGGACAGTTATTCAGCGGATAGTATTCAGGCATTAGAGGGAATGGAGCACGTAAGAATGCGTCCATCGATGTATATAGGAGATGTAGGTGTTCGAGGTCTGCATCATTTAGTTTACGAAGTGGTTGATAACTCTATCGATGAGGCAATGGGAGGCCATTGTGATACCATTAGAGTTGATATAAATGAAGACGGTTCTATTACTGTCGAAGATAATGGTCGTGGTATTCCAGTTGGAATTCATAAAAAAGAAGGTGTTTCAGCATTAGAGGTTGTAATGACTAAAATTGGTGCTGGTGGGAAATTTGATAAAGACTCCTATAAAGTTTCTGGAGGACTTCACGGCGTTGGGGTTTCTGTAGTTAACGCTTTATCAAAACATTTACGTGCGACTGTTTATAGTGCAGATGGAAAAATCTACGAGCAAGAATACGAAAAAGGAAAAGCCTTATATCCGGTAAAACAAATTGGGGATGCTACTAAAAGAGGGACTGTTGTAACTTTTTATCCTGATCCTACTATTTTTACACAAACGGTTGAGTATTCTTATGATACTTTATCAGCTCGTATGCGTGAATTGTCATACTTAAATAAAGGTATTACGATTACTTTTACTGATAAAAGAGAAGTAGATAAAGATGGAAATTTCGTTTCTGAAATTTTTCATTCTCAGGAAGGTCTTAAGGAATATATTAGATATTTAGATGGAAATCGTGAGCCTATTATTGCACACGTAATTTCTATGGACAATGACAAAGGAGAAATTCCAGTTGAGGTTGCCTTAATTTATAACACTAGTTATACAGAGAATATTTTCTCTTATGTAAATAATATCAATACGCACGAAGGAGGTACGCACCTGCAAGGTTTTAGAACTGGTCTTACGAGGTCATTGAAGAAATATGCGGATGCTTCTGGAATGTTAGATAAATTGAAATTTGATATTTCAGGGGATGATTTCCGTGAGGGATTAACAGCTATTATATCTGTCAAAGTTCAAGAGCCACAATTTGAGGGTCAAACTAAAACTAAACTTGGAAATAGAGAAGTAGTTTCTCCAGTTTCTCAAGCCGTAGGGGATATGATTGAAGCGTATTTGGAGGAAAATCCAAATGATGCTAGAATCATTGTTCAAAAAGTAATTCTTGCAGCTCAGGCGCGTCACGCAGCTAAGAAAGCTCGTGAAATGGTACAACGCAAAACCGTAATGGGTGGCGGTGGATTACCAGGGAAACTATCTGATTGTTCAGAGCAAGATCCAGCAAAATGTGAAGTATATCTTGTCGAGGGAGATTCGGCAGGTGGAACGGCTAAGCAGGGTCGTGATCGTGCATTTCAAGCGATTTTACCCTTGCGTGGTAAGATTTTGAATGTGGAGAAAGCAATGCACCATAAAGTTTTTGAAAACGAAGAGATTCGAAATATATTTACAGCTCTAGGGGTAACAATTGGTACTGAAGAGGATAGTAAGGCATTGAATATTTCGAAACTACGTTACCATAAAGTGATTATTATGTGTGATGCCGATGTCGATGGTAGTCATATCTCTACTTTAATTTTGACATTCTTCTTTAGATTTATGAAAGAATTAATCGAGAATGGACACATTTATATTGCTGCTCCGCCGTTGTATTTAGTTAAAAAAGGAAACAAGAAAGAGTACGCGTGGAATGATATTCAACGTGATCAAGCAAATGAACGAATGGGTGGAAGCGCAGGAATTCAACGTTATAAAGGTCTTGGAGAGATGAATGCAGAGCAATTGTGGGAAACTACAATGGATCCTAACTTCAGAACTTTACGCCAGGTAACTATTGATAGTTTGGTGGAAGCTGATAGAGTTTTTTCTATGTTAATGGGTGATGAAGTACCGCCAAGAAGAGAGTTTATCGAGAAAAATGCAGTATACGCTAAAATTGATGCGTAA
- the gatB/aspS gene encoding bifunctional amidotransferase subunit GatB/aspartate--tRNA ligase AspS, with amino-acid sequence MELEQLTSALKAHDLELVIGLETHVRLNTKTKLFCSCPNQEIETPNQNICSVCTGQMGVLPALNKEAITKAIYFGKAVESSFSNEIISWDRKHYEYPDNPKNIQITQFHNPIIPDGQVSCYRNDGSQFTVNLTQVHIEEDAAKLMHEKKISLVDFNKAGVPLIEIVTEPCVRNIEDASTYAQYIQRIVQNLGISEANLEKGEFKSDVSVSLRKINSDVLNPRTEIKNLNSFKFMIEALKEEVEKQFNYFIENKEFRPDQTTVLWDADLKQTKVMRKKEFEADYRFISEPDLPFVNIKAEIEAIKVDTSALPYAVESILINGGVLPQDAKFFTADALRSRTFVTLNNKINDPSFVAKTLSNNVKAEDYVKIHNIEHLETIFVLFKAEKITAVLVQNAIAGYLQDQNFDYNKYFSDNTISEDKIQEVIAKVISENEEVANDIKAGDQGKAGILVGKVLGIIGKGANGKVIRQIILDGLAVGTSRDLSVPFSEENPDLSVAISEEKVIQEESLPEIPIIIKDTYRTHKISQLSEESIKEEVMLSGWVASVRDHGDLMFIDLRDSSYEIFQVRISRESFPNIDELVKLKPESVISVTGIVVGRNVDDYNAGLRTGKIELETSDLEILNLSKTLPFEIKRAAKTNEAIRFQYKFLDHRNEEVRRAIVNRHKVIKLLRDILDEEEFLEIETPILSAGTDEGAREFIVPTRKGSGLFYTLPQAPQQFKQMLMVSGYEKYFQIARCFRDEDSRGDRQPEFTQLDIEMAYASMQQIIDLNTKMFNEVVTKIYGKKWILHPFELITYKDAMDFYGCDRPDLRYGLKMQDITDIVKETTFQVFSKPIEEGGIVKCIKVSAQEQGNKRLSKGQIENLTAIAQQNGLGGLAYIIVNEDELQSPIIKFLGEEIAVGIINATNAQVGDIVFFSAADYATANKALDAVRQEMGRMLNLINPKELRPAWVVDFPMFERTDEGRWTFTHNPFSMPAIYDLQKHMNGNDEEIGTIIAQQYDIILNGYEIGGGSVRAHKSEILEATYRNMGYNKEEMMKSVGTMHKAFQYGAPPHGGIAWGIDRLMMILEKKASIREVMAFPKTGSSEDLLFGAPSLLSDKKVEEMNVRIMRK; translated from the coding sequence ATGGAATTGGAGCAATTAACATCGGCATTAAAAGCCCACGATTTAGAATTGGTAATCGGACTGGAAACTCACGTTCGATTGAATACCAAAACCAAGTTGTTTTGTTCTTGTCCCAATCAAGAAATAGAAACACCTAACCAAAATATATGTTCGGTTTGTACTGGACAAATGGGGGTTTTGCCTGCCTTGAATAAAGAAGCGATTACCAAAGCGATTTATTTTGGAAAAGCGGTAGAATCATCATTTAGTAATGAAATTATCTCTTGGGATAGAAAGCATTACGAATACCCAGATAATCCAAAAAATATTCAGATAACGCAATTTCACAATCCAATAATTCCTGACGGACAAGTTTCTTGTTATAGAAATGACGGTTCTCAATTTACTGTGAATTTAACGCAAGTTCATATTGAGGAAGATGCTGCCAAATTGATGCACGAAAAGAAAATTTCGTTAGTCGATTTTAACAAAGCTGGTGTTCCATTGATCGAAATTGTTACAGAACCTTGTGTTCGTAATATAGAAGATGCTTCGACTTACGCACAATACATTCAACGTATTGTTCAAAATCTAGGAATTTCTGAAGCGAATTTGGAAAAAGGAGAATTCAAATCGGATGTTTCGGTTTCTTTACGCAAAATAAATTCAGATGTTTTAAATCCAAGGACAGAAATCAAAAACTTGAATTCGTTTAAGTTTATGATTGAAGCTTTGAAAGAAGAAGTAGAGAAGCAGTTCAATTATTTTATCGAAAACAAAGAGTTTAGACCTGATCAAACTACGGTTTTATGGGATGCTGATTTGAAGCAAACCAAAGTAATGCGTAAAAAAGAATTCGAAGCGGATTACCGTTTTATTTCGGAACCCGATTTGCCTTTCGTAAATATTAAAGCAGAGATTGAAGCGATTAAAGTAGATACAAGTGCTTTGCCTTATGCGGTGGAATCTATTTTGATTAACGGAGGTGTCTTGCCCCAAGATGCTAAGTTTTTTACTGCAGATGCGTTGCGTTCTAGAACGTTTGTGACTTTGAATAACAAAATTAACGATCCTTCTTTTGTTGCTAAAACTTTGTCTAATAATGTTAAGGCAGAAGACTACGTTAAAATTCATAATATTGAGCATTTAGAAACCATTTTTGTTTTGTTTAAAGCAGAAAAAATAACGGCAGTTTTAGTTCAAAATGCGATTGCAGGTTATTTACAAGATCAAAATTTTGATTACAACAAATACTTCTCAGATAACACGATTTCAGAAGATAAAATCCAAGAAGTTATTGCAAAAGTAATTTCAGAAAATGAGGAGGTAGCCAATGATATTAAAGCAGGTGACCAAGGAAAAGCGGGTATTTTAGTTGGGAAGGTTTTAGGAATTATTGGAAAAGGAGCAAACGGAAAAGTAATTCGTCAAATTATTTTAGATGGATTAGCTGTAGGGACAAGTCGCGACTTGTCTGTACCATTTTCGGAAGAAAATCCCGATTTGTCCGTGGCAATTTCGGAAGAAAAGGTAATTCAAGAAGAAAGTCTTCCTGAAATTCCAATTATTATAAAAGATACGTATAGAACGCATAAGATTTCGCAGTTGTCAGAAGAAAGCATCAAAGAAGAAGTGATGTTGTCGGGTTGGGTTGCAAGTGTTCGTGATCATGGAGATTTGATGTTTATCGATTTGCGTGATTCGAGTTACGAAATTTTCCAAGTTCGTATCAGTAGAGAGTCATTTCCTAATATCGATGAGTTAGTGAAATTGAAACCAGAATCGGTTATTTCGGTAACAGGTATTGTGGTTGGTCGTAATGTAGACGATTATAATGCAGGTTTACGTACGGGTAAAATTGAATTAGAAACTTCTGATTTAGAAATTTTAAATTTATCTAAAACTTTGCCTTTTGAAATTAAAAGAGCAGCAAAAACAAATGAAGCAATTCGTTTTCAATACAAGTTTTTAGATCATAGAAACGAAGAGGTAAGAAGAGCGATTGTAAACCGTCATAAAGTAATTAAGTTATTGCGTGATATTTTAGATGAAGAAGAATTTCTAGAAATTGAAACACCAATTTTGAGTGCAGGAACCGATGAAGGAGCACGTGAATTTATTGTTCCTACTCGTAAAGGTTCAGGCTTATTTTACACGCTTCCACAAGCGCCACAACAGTTCAAACAAATGTTGATGGTAAGTGGTTACGAGAAATATTTCCAAATTGCGCGTTGTTTTAGAGATGAAGATTCTCGTGGGGATCGTCAGCCTGAATTTACACAATTGGATATTGAAATGGCGTATGCGAGTATGCAGCAAATTATTGATTTGAATACTAAAATGTTCAATGAAGTAGTGACAAAAATATATGGTAAAAAATGGATTTTGCATCCGTTTGAATTGATTACCTATAAAGATGCAATGGATTTTTACGGTTGCGACAGACCTGATTTACGTTATGGTCTGAAGATGCAAGACATCACCGATATTGTAAAAGAAACGACTTTCCAAGTTTTTAGTAAGCCAATTGAAGAAGGTGGAATTGTAAAATGTATCAAAGTTTCGGCTCAAGAGCAAGGAAACAAACGTTTGTCTAAAGGTCAAATCGAAAATCTTACCGCTATTGCGCAACAGAACGGTTTGGGTGGATTGGCTTATATTATTGTAAATGAAGACGAATTGCAATCACCTATTATTAAGTTTTTAGGTGAGGAAATAGCTGTGGGAATCATTAATGCGACTAATGCTCAAGTTGGGGATATTGTATTCTTCTCAGCGGCTGATTATGCAACGGCTAACAAAGCGTTGGATGCGGTTCGTCAAGAAATGGGTAGAATGCTGAACTTGATCAATCCGAAGGAATTGCGACCGGCTTGGGTAGTTGATTTTCCAATGTTTGAAAGAACAGATGAAGGAAGATGGACATTTACACACAATCCTTTCTCTATGCCTGCTATTTATGATTTACAAAAACATATGAATGGTAATGATGAAGAAATTGGAACTATCATTGCACAGCAATATGATATTATCTTAAATGGTTATGAAATTGGTGGAGGATCGGTTCGTGCACACAAATCAGAAATTCTAGAAGCGACTTATAGAAATATGGGTTACAACAAAGAAGAAATGATGAAAAGTGTCGGAACGATGCATAAAGCGTTTCAATACGGAGCACCACCACACGGAGGAATTGCCTGGGGAATTGACCGTTTGATGATGATTTTGGAGAAAAAAGCATCGATTCGTGAAGTTATGGCTTTCCCAAAGACAGGATCGAGCGAAGATTTATTATTTGGCGCACCATCTCTTTTATCAGATAAAAAAGTGGAGGAAATGAATGTGAGGATTATGAGGAAATAG
- the mdh gene encoding malate dehydrogenase — MKVTIVGAGNVGATCADVISYRGIASEVVLLDIKEGFAEGKALDIMQCATNTGFNTKVSGVTNDYSKTAGSDVVVITSGIPRKPGMTREELIGINAGIVKTVAENVLKHSPDTIIVVVSNPMDTMTYLALKATGLPKNRIIGMGGALDSSRFRTYLSLALDKPANDISAMVIGGHGDTTMIPLTRLASYNGIPVSQFLSEEQLQKVAADTMVGGATLTGLLGTSAWYAPGASVAFLVDSILNDQKKMIACSVFVEGEYGQNDICIGVPCIIGKNGVEEILPIELNDSEKALFAKSADAVRQMNEALKSILV, encoded by the coding sequence ATGAAAGTTACCATTGTAGGAGCAGGAAATGTAGGTGCGACGTGCGCAGATGTGATTTCTTATAGAGGCATTGCGAGCGAAGTTGTATTATTAGATATTAAAGAGGGTTTTGCAGAAGGTAAAGCGTTAGATATTATGCAGTGTGCTACTAATACAGGGTTTAATACTAAAGTGTCAGGAGTTACTAATGATTATTCTAAAACAGCAGGAAGTGATGTAGTTGTTATTACATCAGGAATTCCAAGAAAGCCAGGAATGACTCGTGAGGAATTGATAGGGATTAATGCAGGAATTGTAAAAACGGTAGCTGAAAATGTATTGAAGCATTCTCCAGATACTATTATTGTAGTAGTTTCTAATCCTATGGATACAATGACCTATTTAGCATTAAAAGCTACTGGATTGCCTAAAAACAGAATTATAGGAATGGGTGGAGCATTAGATAGTTCACGTTTTAGAACGTATTTATCTTTGGCTTTGGACAAGCCAGCTAATGATATTTCAGCAATGGTTATTGGTGGTCACGGTGATACAACAATGATTCCATTAACAAGATTAGCGTCTTATAATGGTATACCAGTTTCTCAATTTCTTTCAGAGGAACAATTACAAAAAGTTGCTGCAGATACCATGGTAGGTGGAGCTACGCTTACAGGTCTTCTAGGTACATCAGCTTGGTATGCTCCTGGAGCTTCAGTTGCTTTTTTAGTGGACAGTATTTTAAATGACCAAAAGAAAATGATCGCTTGTTCTGTTTTTGTTGAAGGAGAATATGGTCAAAACGATATTTGTATTGGTGTTCCTTGTATTATTGGTAAAAATGGAGTTGAAGAAATTCTACCTATTGAACTAAATGATAGTGAAAAAGCATTATTTGCTAAAAGTGCAGATGCTGTTAGACAAATGAATGAGGCGCTAAAATCGATTTTAGTATAA